A section of the Desulfofalx alkaliphila DSM 12257 genome encodes:
- a CDS encoding Sec-independent protein translocase subunit TatA/TatB has protein sequence MLNFTFTDLILIMLVALVVFGPSKMPEIGQKLGRGLMEFRKMTSEVTQSFEEERKKIKKDITEETDIIKKELNNEVGKIKNEVQKQYDSLLDDEKEQTKK, from the coding sequence GTGTTAAACTTTACATTTACAGATTTAATACTGATTATGTTAGTTGCACTGGTGGTCTTTGGTCCCAGTAAAATGCCGGAAATTGGGCAAAAGCTGGGTAGAGGCCTAATGGAGTTTAGAAAAATGACCAGTGAAGTAACACAGTCCTTTGAAGAGGAAAGAAAAAAAATAAAAAAGGATATTACAGAGGAAACAGATATAATTAAAAAAGAACTAAATAACGAAGTGGGAAAAATTAAGAACGAGGTTCAAAAACAATATGATTCATTATTAGATGATGAAAAAGAGCAAACAAAAAAATAA